The Streptomyces sp. V3I7 genome segment AGTCTGGTCGTGCTGGATGTCTAACCTGGGTCCGTGATCCGGATCAGGGACAGTGTCTGATGGGTAGTTTAACTGGGGCGGTTGCCTCCTAAAGAGTAACGGAGGCGCCCAAAGGTTCCCTCAGCCTGGTTGGTAATCAGGTGTTGAGTGTAAGTGCACAAGGGAGCTTGACTGTGAGACCGACGGGTCGAGCAGGGACGAAAGTCGGGACTAGTGATCCGGCGGTGGCTTGTGGAAGCGCCGTCGCTCAACGGATAAAAGGTACCCCGGGGATAACAGGCTGATCTTCCCCAAGAGTCCATATCGACGGGATGGTTTGGCACCTCGATGTCGGCTCGTCGCATCCTGGGGCTGGAGTCGGTCCCAAGGGTTGGGCTGTTCGCCCATTAAAGCGGTACGCGAGCTGGGTTTAGAACGTCGTGAGACAGTTCGGTCCCTATCCGCTGTGCGCGTAGGAATATTGAGAAGGGCTGTCCCTAGTACGAGAGGACCGGGACGGACGAACCTCTGGTGTGCCAGTTGTCCTGCCAAGGGCATGGCTGGTTGGCTACGTTCGGGAGGGATAACCGCTGAAAGCATCTAAGCGGGAAGCCTGCTTCGAGATGAGTATTCCCACCTCCTTGAGAGGGTAAGGCTCCCAGTAGACGACTGGGTTGATAGGCCAGATATGGAAGCCCGGTAACGGGTGGAGTTGACTGGTACTAATAGGCCGAGGGCTTGTCCTCAGTTGCTCGCGTCCACTGTGTTGGTTCTGAAACCACGAACAGCCCCACGTTTCACAGAGCGTGGTCTGGTTGTCAGTTTCATAGTGTTTCGGTGGTCATAGCGTGAGGGAAACGCCCGGTTACATTCCGAACCCGGAAGCTAAGCCTCACAGCGCCGATGGTACTGCAGGGGGGACCCTGTGGGAGAGTAGGACGCCGCCGAACAAATTTTGAAGGGTTGGTCCCTGGACTTCGGTTCAGGGACCAACCCTTTTTTGTTTTCCGTCACTTGGAGTTCACGTGACGCAACGAGCATGCACGGCATGGGTACTGCTGCAATGCTCAGCGCCGCCGGCATCGGATCCGGTGACCAGGTCGTCGTGCCGGCCTTCGGGAACGTGGAGGTCGCCCAGGCGGTGGCGCGGACCGGGGCGCTCCCGGTCTTCGCCGACATAGACCCGGCGACGTACTGTCTCAACCCGTCCGCGGTCGAGGCGGCCGTAACTTCCCGTACCGCGGCCGTCGTTGTCGTCCATCGCTTCGGACGGCGGGCGGACGTCGAGCAGTTGCTCGGGGTCGGACAGCGGCGCGGGCTGCTCGTGCTCGAACACGGGGAGTCCGAGGCGCCGTACGACGAGATCGCACAGCGGCGTGAGCGTGCCGCCTATCTCGACGCCAAGTTGAGGGGCGTACGCACGCCTGACAGCGGTGACGGGCACACCTTCCAGCAGTACGTCGTCCGTGTGCCGGGGAACGGCCGGCCGGACCGGGACGCCTTCGCGCGTTCCGTACGGGCCAAGGGAGTTGAGTGCCGGGTGCCGGTAAGGACACCGGTGCACCGGCTGCCGGAGTTCCGGCGCTTCGTGTCCCTGCCGGAGACCGAGCGGGCCGCCGACGAGACGCTCGCGCTGCCCGTGGACGCCCCCCTGACGAAGCGGGAGATGCAGCGCATGGTGTCGGCCTGCAACGCCCTCGGGGGACTGCTTCAGCCCGCCTTCTGATCGGCGCCGAACGGATTTGGGAAGTCGCGCCTGTTCAGGGTACGATCTTCTTGTTGCCGCGAGGGAAACCTCGGAAAAGCAACTGGCCCCCATAGCTCAGTCGGCAGAGCGTCTCCATGGTAAGGAGAAGGTCAACGGTTCGATTCCGTTTGGGGGCTCCGCTAAAAGGCCTCACCCGATTCGGGTGAGGCCTTTTGCGTACCCGGGGGCGGGAGGGGGCGAGGGTCGCCCCCCCACCCCTGACCCTTTAATCCTTGTGCAACCCAGGCACCCGCATCGCGAGGATCGCCATGTCGTCGGACGGGGCGTCCGAGGCGAAGCGTTCCACCGCTCGCATGATGCGGGCCGCGACCGCGCCGGCCGTCAGGCCCGTGCAGGTCGTCAGAACGTCGGCGAGGCCGTCGTCGCCCAGCATGCGGGCGCCCTCGCGGCGTTCGGTGACGCCGTCGGTGACGCAGAGCAGGACGTCGCCTGGGTCGAGGGTGACCGTCTGCTCGTACAGCTCCAGGTCCTCGATGACGCCGAGGAGCGGCTGGGGTTCGGCCGCGGGCTCCACCGTGCCGTCCTGGCGCAGGCGCAGCGGGAGGGGATGGCCGGCGCAGACCACCTTCAGCTCGGCGCTGCCGTCCTCCTGCGGGCGCATCTCGCCGTACAGCAGCGTCAGGAAGCGGCTGCGGGCGCCCTCGTCGAGGATGGCCGAGTTGAGTCGCTCCAGGACGGCGGGGCCGCTGAGACCCTCGCGGGCCAGCAGGCGCAGCGCGTGCCGCGCGAGGCCGGTCACCGCCGCCGCGTTCGGGCCCGTACCGCACACGTCGCCGATGGCGAAGCCGTAGGCGCCGTCGCTGATCGGGAAGAGGTCGTAGAAGTCACCGCCGACCTCGTTGCCCTCGCCGGCCGCGCGGTAGATGACCTCGACCTCGACGCCCTCGATCTGCGGCAGGCCCGGCGGCAGGAGGCTGCGCTGGAGGGACTGGCTGATGGCCGTGCGCTCCGAGTACAGGCGGGCGTTGTCCAGGGCCAGGGCGGCCCGGCGGGACAAGTCCTCGGCCAATTCCAGGATTTCCTGGCGGAAGTGCTCGTCGGTCGGCTTGCCGAGGGTGAGCATGCCGATGACGCGGTTGCGGGCCACCAGCGGCAGGACGACCGTCTCGCCGCCGACCGCGGAGGCCGTGGCGAGGGTCGGGCCGATGCCCGAGGCGATCTGGTGGGCGGGGCCGCCGGTGAGGCCCAGGCTGCGCATGGAGGTGCGCAGCGCCGCCTGGTGGGCCACGTCGGCGGGGACCGTCCACACGCGGGCGCCCGGCGTGGGTACCGGGTCCGGCGGCGGGATCTTCGACAGCAACGACTTGATGCCGTCGATGAGTTCCTCGTCCTCGTGCAGGACGTACGACAGATACGGTTCCGAGGCCTGGTCGGCGATCGTGTAGACCGCGCACCAGGTGGCGAGGCTGGGGATCGTCATCTGGGCCATCAGGGCCAGGGTCTGGTCGCGGTCGAGGGTGCCGGCGAGGAGGTCGGAGGCCTCGACCAGGAAGCTGAGCGAGCCGCGACGCAGGCGTTCGAGTTCGCCCAGGCGGGCCGATTCGACGGCGAGGGCGATGCGGTCGGCGGCGAACTGGAGGCGCAGGGCCTCCTCGTTGGAGTACCGGCCGGGCGACTCGGCGGCGACGCCCAGAGAGCCCGTGAGGCGTCCTTCTACCTTCAGGGGGACCGTGACCACCGAGCGCATGCCCGTGCCGCTCAGCAGCGGTACGGCGCCCGGGACGGCCGTCAGGTCGTCGTGCACGGCCGGCATGCGCGCCGAGCCGTAGCGGCCGGGGCCGGCCTCGACGGGGACGCGGGCGAAGCGCTGGCGGGCCGAGGGCAGGCCGGTGGAGGCGCGGACCTCCAGCTCGGTCTCGTCGTCGGTCGCCAGCAGCAGGAAGGCGGCGTCGGCGTCGAGCATGTCGCGGGCGCGCTCGACCGTGCGCTGCAGCAGGCCGTCGAGGTCGTCGGGGGCCGGGGAGCCGATGAAGACCTCGAACGGGTCGCTGCTCTGGCCGTCCACGGACGGCGGCGAGTCGGAGGCCGGCAGGCGCAACGGCGTCTGCAGGACGGCTCGTTCGTGGTCCCGGACCAGGAGGCAGACCGTGGAGGGCTCGCCGCCCGTATCGCGGACGCGGAGGTGGGAGGCGTACACCGGGGTCACCCGGCCGTCGGCGCCACGGATGCCGTAACTGCCCTCCCAGCGGGACAGCTGGAGCGCCTCCGCGATGCCGGTGCTGGTGCCGGGCGTGTGCGGCCAGGCCGCGAGTTCGGTCAGGGGGCGGCCGGTGGCCTGGTCGGCGGGGTAGCCGAAGAGTTCCTCGGCGTCCTCGTTCCAGGCCGAGATGGCACCCTTACGGTCGATCTGCACGACCGCGACGCGGACCCGGCCGTCGGCCATCGGCAGCAACTCGGCGGGCAGCGACGGGCCTGCGGTGCGGGTGCCGACCGGACGCTCGGGCAGGTCGAGTTGGAACCAGACGGTCTTTTGGGTGGGCGAGTACTCCACGCCCCAGCGGTCGGCGAGCGCCGCGCAGAGCTGGAGGCCGCGGCCACCCTCGCGGTCGGGGCTGCCCATGTTGACGACGGAGCCCTGGAGCGGCACCTCGCGCTCCGGATAGCGGTCGGCGACCTCGATGCGTACGCCGTCGTCGGTGTGCAGGCACAGCACGTCGGCGTGGGTGCCCGCGTGCACCACCGCGTTGGTCACCAGCTCACTCGTGAGGACGACCGCGTCGTCGACCACGTCGGCGGCACCCCAGCCCTGAAGCGTGTCGCGGACGAAGGAGCGGGCGGTCGCCACCGACCGCCCGACGGGCTCGAAGCTGGCGGCCGCGCGCGCGGTGATCACTGAACTCCTCGACCGGTCGTCGACGTGCGGGGCTCCGGGACCGGCCTGGTCGCACCGCTGCTGCGGCATCTGCGAGCCCGTGGGCCGTGGCTCCGGGGGTGGTCCCCCGGGGATCAGTCCGGTGGTCATGGTCTGCGGCCGCCCCTCCGATGCCCGCTCGTGCTGGTGCCACCGTCCAGGCCGGACGGACCGGTGCGGCTGGACAGCCGCATGCAAGGTTACTTACCTTCGCGGTCCGAGCGGATGCCGGTCCGCAGTGTTTACGCCCCCGGCGTGTGCGGACGATGTGTGAAGCTGCCGAACTGTTATGGCCTGGTTCGGCAGGGGTGAAACACTGGGCAGGCTTCTGGTGAAGGTCTGGGCAGGCTGAGTGTGTTCCGTGTACAGCGGGCAGCAGCCCCTGGTGTGGCCGGATCACATTCGGCGCGCGGAGGCAGCAGTATCCGGTACGTACGCCGGAGTCAGCAGTAACCGGTACGTACGCCGGAGTCAGCAGTAACCGGTATGCCGGCGAGACAGGCACGCCGAGCGAAGAACCCGAACACAGCATGACGGTCGACCCCTGCGGGAGGGACACAGTGGAGTCTGGCGCAGCGACGCGTGGCACGAAGACGCGCGCGAAAGGCGGACAGTCCCCGCGCAAGCAACGCCAAGGGACCACCGAGGTGGATACGGCTGCCCTGAACCGACTGCTTTCGGCGCTCGTGTCGATGCGCGACGGGAACTTCCGTAAACGGCTCACGGTCTCCGGCGACGGCGTGATGTCGGAGATCGCCGCGGTCTTCAACGAGGTGGCGGACCGCAATCTGCACCTGACGGGCGAGCTGTCCCGGGTGCGGCGCATGGTCGGACGTGAGGGGAAGCTCACGGAACGGCTGGAGACGGGCGCCTGCGAGGGCTCCTGGGCGACCGCCATCGAGGCCTCCAACGCGCTCGTCGACGATCTCGTACGTCCCGTCTCCGAGGTCGGCCGGGTACTGACCGCGGTGGCCGAGGGCGACCTGTCGCCGCGCATGGAGCTGCGCACGCACGCGCCGGACGGGACCGGGCATCCGCTGCGCGGCGAGTTCCTGCGGGTCGGGCGGACCGTCAACAACCTGGTCGACCAGCTGTCGACGTTCACCGACGAGGTCACGCGCGTGGCCAGCGAGGTGGGCACCGAGGGCAAGCTGGGCGGCCAGGCACGCGTGCGCGGTATGTCCGGTTCGTGGAAGGACCTCACGGAGTCCGTCAACACGATGGCGAACCGGCTCACCGCGCAGGTGCGGGACATCGCGCTGGTGACCACCGCGGTGGCCCGGGGTGATCTGTCCCGCAAGGTCACCGTGCATGTGGCCGGCGAGATGCTGGAGCTGAAGAACACCGTCAACACGATGGTGGAGCAGCTGTCCTCGTTCTCCTCCGAGGTGACGCGCGTCGCACGGGAGGTGGGCACCGAGGGCATTCTGGGCGGCCAGGCGCAGGTGCCCGGGGTCGCCGGCGTGTGGAAGGAGCTCACCGACTCCGTCAACACGATGGCGGGCAACCTGACCGCGCAGGTGCGCGGTATCTCACAGGTGACCACGGCCGTCGCCAACGGTGACCTCTCGCAGAAGGTGACCGTCCCCGCGCGCGGGGAGGTCGCCCAGCTCGCCGAGACGATCAACCAGATGACGGAGACCCTGCGGATCTTCGCCGACGAGGTCACTCGCGTGGCCAACGAGGTCGGCGCCGAGGGCCGGCTGGGCGGTCAGGCCAACGTGCCGGGCGCCGCGGGCACGTGGAAAGACCTGACGGATTCGGTGAACACGGTTTTCCGGAATCTGACCACACAGGTGCGCGACATCGCCGCCGTGACGACGGCCGTGGCCAACGGTGACCTCTCGCAGAAGGTCACCGTCGACGTGGCCGGCGAGATGCTGGAGCTGAAGAACACCGTCAACGGGATGGTTGATCAACTGTCCGCGTTCGGTGCCGAGGTCACGAGGGTGGCCCGGGAGGTCGGGGTCGAGGGTGAACTGGGCGGCCAGGCGCAGGTGCCGGGCGCCGCCGGTACCTGGAAGGACCTGACCGACTCCGTCAACACCGCGTTCCGCAACCTCACCGGACAGGTGCGCAACATCGCCCAGGTGACGACGGCGGTGGCCAACGGTGACCTCTCGCAGAAGGTCACGGTCGACGTCTCCGGCGAGATGCTCAAGCTGAAGAAGACCGTGAACACGATGGTGGACCAACTGTCGTCGTTCGCGGACCAGGTGACGCGCATGGCGCGTGAGGTGGGCACCGAGGGCCGCCTCGGCGGACAGGCGCGCGTGGACGGCGTCTCGGGTACGTGGAAGGAACTCACGGACTCCGTCAACACGATGGCCGGCAACCTCACGGCCCAGGTGCGCGGTATCGCCCAGGTGACCACCGCGGTGGCCCGGGGTGACCTGTCGCAGAAGATCGAGGTCGACGCGCGCGGCGAGATCCTCGAGCTGAAGAACACCATCAACACGATGGTCGACCAGCTCTCCGCCTTCGCCGATCAGGTGACCAAGGTGGCCCGGGAGGTGGGCACGGAGGGCCGCCTCGGCGGTCAGGCGCAGGTGCCCGGCGTCGCCGGAGTGTGGCGGGACCTGACCGACTCCGTGAACGGCATGGCCGGCAACCTCACGGCCCAGGTGCGCAACATCGCGCAGGTCGCCACCGCGGTGGCCCGCGGTGACCTCTCCCAGAAGATCACCGTGGACGCGCGCGGCGAGATCCAGGAGCTGAAGAACACCCTGAACACGATGGTGGACCAGCTGTCGTCGTTCGCCCAGGAGGTCACCCGCGTCGCGCGCGAGGTGGGCACCGAGGGCATCCTCGGCGGCCAGGCCGAGGTCCAGGGAGTCGCGGGCACCTGGAAGGACCTCACCCAGTCCGTGAACTTCATGGCGAACAACCTGACCATCCAGGTGCGCAACATCGCCGAGGTCACGACCGCGGTCGCCAAGGGCGACCTGTCCAAGAAGATCACTGTTGACGCGAAGGGCGAGATCCTCGAACTCGTCACGACGGTCAACACCATGGTTGATCAACTGTCGTCCTTCGCCGAGCAGGTGACCCGCGTGGCCCGTGAGGTGGGCACCGAGGGCATTCTGGGCGGCCAGGCGCACGTGCCGGGGGTCACGGGCATCTGGAAGGACCTCA includes the following:
- a CDS encoding SpoIIE family protein phosphatase, encoding MTTGLIPGGPPPEPRPTGSQMPQQRCDQAGPGAPHVDDRSRSSVITARAAASFEPVGRSVATARSFVRDTLQGWGAADVVDDAVVLTSELVTNAVVHAGTHADVLCLHTDDGVRIEVADRYPEREVPLQGSVVNMGSPDREGGRGLQLCAALADRWGVEYSPTQKTVWFQLDLPERPVGTRTAGPSLPAELLPMADGRVRVAVVQIDRKGAISAWNEDAEELFGYPADQATGRPLTELAAWPHTPGTSTGIAEALQLSRWEGSYGIRGADGRVTPVYASHLRVRDTGGEPSTVCLLVRDHERAVLQTPLRLPASDSPPSVDGQSSDPFEVFIGSPAPDDLDGLLQRTVERARDMLDADAAFLLLATDDETELEVRASTGLPSARQRFARVPVEAGPGRYGSARMPAVHDDLTAVPGAVPLLSGTGMRSVVTVPLKVEGRLTGSLGVAAESPGRYSNEEALRLQFAADRIALAVESARLGELERLRRGSLSFLVEASDLLAGTLDRDQTLALMAQMTIPSLATWCAVYTIADQASEPYLSYVLHEDEELIDGIKSLLSKIPPPDPVPTPGARVWTVPADVAHQAALRTSMRSLGLTGGPAHQIASGIGPTLATASAVGGETVVLPLVARNRVIGMLTLGKPTDEHFRQEILELAEDLSRRAALALDNARLYSERTAISQSLQRSLLPPGLPQIEGVEVEVIYRAAGEGNEVGGDFYDLFPISDGAYGFAIGDVCGTGPNAAAVTGLARHALRLLAREGLSGPAVLERLNSAILDEGARSRFLTLLYGEMRPQEDGSAELKVVCAGHPLPLRLRQDGTVEPAAEPQPLLGVIEDLELYEQTVTLDPGDVLLCVTDGVTERREGARMLGDDGLADVLTTCTGLTAGAVAARIMRAVERFASDAPSDDMAILAMRVPGLHKD
- a CDS encoding DegT/DnrJ/EryC1/StrS family aminotransferase, with product MLSAAGIGSGDQVVVPAFGNVEVAQAVARTGALPVFADIDPATYCLNPSAVEAAVTSRTAAVVVVHRFGRRADVEQLLGVGQRRGLLVLEHGESEAPYDEIAQRRERAAYLDAKLRGVRTPDSGDGHTFQQYVVRVPGNGRPDRDAFARSVRAKGVECRVPVRTPVHRLPEFRRFVSLPETERAADETLALPVDAPLTKREMQRMVSACNALGGLLQPAF